The Stegostoma tigrinum isolate sSteTig4 chromosome 9, sSteTig4.hap1, whole genome shotgun sequence genome includes a region encoding these proteins:
- the mcfd2 gene encoding multiple coagulation factor deficiency protein 2 isoform X1, which yields MLYWNKIMRSCFIGFLCLVLWRWQHLHSTLAEGHLPPDFEVTEGHRPNIRLDKNLVQDKDHIMEHLDGVIDKPESEMTPQELQLHYFKMHDYDGNNLLDGLELISAITHVHKEESGGQGQPMSEEEIVSLIDDVLRDDDKNNDGFIDYAEFAKSLE from the exons ATGTTATACTggaataaaattatgaggagctgCTTCATAGGCTTTCTGTGTCTTGTCCTATGGAGATGGCAGCATCTGCATTCAACTCTTGCTGAAGGTCATCTGCCACCTGATTTTGAAGTCACTGAAGGTCATCGACCAAACATCCGTTTAGATAAGAACCTTGTTCAAGACAAAGA TCACATTATGGAACATTTAGATGGTGTGATAGACAAACCGGAATCTGAGATGACACCACAAGAACTTCAACTTCATTACTTCAAAATGCACGATTACGATGGAAATAATCTTCTTGATGGATTGGAACTAATATCAGCCATTACACATGTTCACAAAGAG GAAAGTGGTGGCCAAGGACAGCCCATGAGTGAAGAAGAAATTGTTAGCTTAATTGATGATGTTTTAAGAGATGATGACAAGAATAATGATGGGTTCATTGATTATGCTGAGTTTGCTAAATCACTAGAGTGA
- the mcfd2 gene encoding multiple coagulation factor deficiency protein 2 isoform X2: MEHLDGVIDKPESEMTPQELQLHYFKMHDYDGNNLLDGLELISAITHVHKEESGGQGQPMSEEEIVSLIDDVLRDDDKNNDGFIDYAEFAKSLE, encoded by the exons ATGGAACATTTAGATGGTGTGATAGACAAACCGGAATCTGAGATGACACCACAAGAACTTCAACTTCATTACTTCAAAATGCACGATTACGATGGAAATAATCTTCTTGATGGATTGGAACTAATATCAGCCATTACACATGTTCACAAAGAG GAAAGTGGTGGCCAAGGACAGCCCATGAGTGAAGAAGAAATTGTTAGCTTAATTGATGATGTTTTAAGAGATGATGACAAGAATAATGATGGGTTCATTGATTATGCTGAGTTTGCTAAATCACTAGAGTGA